A region of Clostridium acetobutylicum ATCC 824 DNA encodes the following proteins:
- a CDS encoding homocitrate synthase, with the protein MEVKLVDTTLRDGEQKAGIALGVKEKTEIAKLLDDMGIFQIEAGVAAMGGQEKKSIEEIVRLGLKSKISSFNRMKISDIQHSIDCKVDIIHISVPASNMQIKYNLKTSKEIVISNMKKCIYYALGKGYEVTIGLEDASRADIEFLVELCKEAYKEGIRRVRYADTVGILYPRKTFYNINRIIEEVPVEVEIHTHNDFGMAEVNSLSAAKAGANYIDTTIAGIGERAGNCDFVKFINIIGKTNLRIDDLKLKEKMIKNIMKLNILN; encoded by the coding sequence ATGGAAGTAAAATTAGTTGATACAACTCTTCGTGATGGAGAACAAAAGGCTGGAATAGCTTTGGGAGTTAAGGAAAAAACTGAAATAGCTAAATTACTCGATGATATGGGGATTTTTCAAATTGAAGCCGGAGTTGCGGCTATGGGGGGGCAGGAAAAGAAAAGCATTGAAGAGATTGTGAGGCTAGGACTTAAAAGCAAAATATCATCTTTTAATAGGATGAAAATTAGTGATATACAGCATTCAATTGATTGTAAAGTTGATATAATTCATATATCAGTTCCAGCTTCTAATATGCAAATAAAATACAATTTAAAAACGAGTAAAGAGATAGTAATAAGTAATATGAAAAAATGTATTTACTATGCATTAGGCAAGGGATATGAAGTAACTATAGGATTAGAGGATGCTTCAAGAGCAGATATAGAATTTTTGGTAGAGTTATGCAAAGAAGCTTACAAGGAGGGTATAAGAAGAGTTAGGTATGCAGATACTGTTGGAATACTATACCCTAGAAAAACTTTTTACAATATAAATAGGATTATAGAGGAAGTACCCGTTGAAGTTGAAATTCATACTCACAATGATTTTGGGATGGCGGAAGTAAATTCTTTAAGTGCTGCTAAAGCTGGAGCGAATTATATTGATACAACCATTGCGGGAATAGGAGAGAGAGCAGGCAACTGTGATTTTGTTAAGTTTATTAATATTATAGGCAAAACAAATCTTCGAATTGATGATTTAAAGCTGAAGGAAAAAATGATCAAAAACATAATGAAGCTCAATATTTTAAATTAA
- a CDS encoding TspO/MBR family protein — MCTIFKVNGKIHIKELISSIVIAEGVGALSGFLSMSNVKNYSNLKKPFFSPPGFIFPIVWVILYFLMAVAAYRIWVIGKEESKDVKKALVLYAVQLLFNFLWSIIFFKFNCYGAAFIELLILLFFILCATFQFHKHDKVAAFLMIPYILWVSFAGILNFAIWFLNRNSST; from the coding sequence ATGTGTACTATTTTTAAGGTCAATGGAAAAATTCATATCAAAGAACTCATATCAAGTATAGTTATTGCAGAAGGTGTTGGAGCTTTAAGCGGTTTTTTAAGTATGTCAAATGTAAAAAACTATTCTAATTTAAAGAAACCATTTTTCTCACCACCAGGTTTTATATTTCCTATAGTTTGGGTTATTCTATATTTTTTGATGGCAGTGGCGGCGTATAGAATATGGGTTATAGGTAAGGAAGAAAGTAAGGATGTGAAAAAAGCTTTAGTATTGTATGCAGTTCAGCTTCTTTTCAATTTTCTTTGGAGCATAATATTCTTTAAATTTAACTGCTATGGAGCAGCCTTCATTGAACTTTTAATCTTACTTTTCTTTATATTATGTGCAACCTTTCAATTTCATAAGCATGATAAAGTGGCTGCATTTCTTATGATACCATATATATTGTGGGTTTCATTTGCAGGAATTTTAAATTTTGCTATATGGTTTTTAAATAGAAATTCTTCTACATAA